The stretch of DNA GACCACAGTGCGGAACCGGCCGTTCGCCGCGAGCCACTGACCGCGCGTCTCGTAGAACCGCCCGATCTCCATCTCCTTGCCGGCGAGATGGTCGTTGACCAGATCGATCTTCAGCCGCGCATCCGATGCATAGCGCGTGTTCGGATAGCGACGCATCAGCTCGCCGAGCGAATCGAGCGCCTGCCGCGTGATCTTCTGGTCACGCGTAACGTCGGTGATCTGCTCGTAATAGCCGAGCGCGATCAGATAATAGGCGTAGGGCGCATCGCGGTTACCCGGATGGACCGCGAGGAAGCGCTGCGCCGAGCTGATCGACGCGGTGTAATCCTTGGCGAGGTAATAGCTGAACGCCGACATGATCTGCGCACGGCGCGCCCAGATCGAATACGGATGCTGGCGCTCGACCTCGTCGAACAACTGAGCGGCTTCCTTGTACCGCCCCTGGTCGAGCCGCGCCTTGGCGGTCGAGTACAGCGTCCCCACGTCGCGCGCGACATAGGGCAGGTCGCCCTTGGCGGAACGACCCGCGCAACCGGCCATGGGGAGCGCAAGCGCGGCGATGAGCGTGACGGCAAGGGCACGCGGCACGCTCGGAAGGGACTGGGGGATACGCATCGGCGTTGTCCTTAGCGTATGCGGGGCTTCACGAACAATCCCTTTCGCCGACCCCGCCCGGGCCCTGGAAGCCCGCGATGTGGCCGCCGTCCATGGGGGCTTTCCGTGGACCGGATCGCACGGCAATAGTCGTGCGTTGCCGACACGTCATTCCAGTCGAGGATTTTCCATGCCCGCCACCCTGCTGCACACCCACCGCGTCGAGAAGCCCTGGGGTCGCGACACGCTCTGGCCCGGTTTCGAGGATCCCGCCGCCGGCTCGCCCCCGATCGGCGAAGTCTGGTTCCAGGAACCCGGCAACACCACGCCCGACCTGCTGATCAAATACCTGTTCACCAGCGAGAAGCTGTCGGTCCAAGTCCATCCCAACGACGAACAGGCACATGAACGCGGCCTTCCGCGCGGCAAGGACGAGTGCTGGACGATCCTCGCCGCCGAGCCGACCTCGACGATCGCGGTAGGCACGAAGCAGCCCATGTCGAAGGATGACCTGCGGGCGTCGGCGATCGACGGCACGATCGAGGACAAGCTCGACTGGAAGCCGGTCCAGCCCGGCGACTTCATGTATTGCGCGTCCGACACGATCCACGCGATCGGCGGCGGCCTGACGGTCATCGAGGTCCAGCAGAACTCCGAGACGACCTACCGCCTCTTCGATTACGGCAGCGACCGCGAGCTTCACCTGGACGACGGCGTCGACGTCGCCGAC from Sphingomonas faeni encodes:
- a CDS encoding class I mannose-6-phosphate isomerase codes for the protein MPATLLHTHRVEKPWGRDTLWPGFEDPAAGSPPIGEVWFQEPGNTTPDLLIKYLFTSEKLSVQVHPNDEQAHERGLPRGKDECWTILAAEPTSTIAVGTKQPMSKDDLRASAIDGTIEDKLDWKPVQPGDFMYCASDTIHAIGGGLTVIEVQQNSETTYRLFDYGSDRELHLDDGVDVADPTPYVPVAPPIEIETGRTIMVEGPKFVLERWKGGDHVVNLPEGTTGWVIPITGSGDVAGVAFKAGECATMTGSETVSTSPDADVLFAYPLAKRI
- a CDS encoding outer membrane protein assembly factor BamD, producing the protein MRIPQSLPSVPRALAVTLIAALALPMAGCAGRSAKGDLPYVARDVGTLYSTAKARLDQGRYKEAAQLFDEVERQHPYSIWARRAQIMSAFSYYLAKDYTASISSAQRFLAVHPGNRDAPYAYYLIALGYYEQITDVTRDQKITRQALDSLGELMRRYPNTRYASDARLKIDLVNDHLAGKEMEIGRFYETRGQWLAANGRFRTVVDKFQQTTHTPEALMRLTETYLQLGVPIEAEKAAAVLGRNYPGTDWYDHAYTLMQEHPVKPIAPLAPGEVAVPTGTAGAPATGPIDIPKVKDGSGGTGSGSVSTPAPVGPGSATRTTPGT